The segment TCGCAATTCTTTGCGAATTCGGCGGTTAAACCGGTGAACGAGGTGACTTTCACGTTGGGAAGGTGCTTTGTGATGGACGAAAGCATCTCGATGCGCTCGTCAACGGTGAACAGGCCGGTCTTTTCGGAATTGCGCGCGACGGCCACGATCAGTGAGTCAAAGATCTTTGCGGCGCGTTCGATCAAATCCAGATGGCCATAGGTCGCCGGATCGAAACTACCTGGATACACCGCCACCCGGTTCGACATCGTTGTGATTTCCTCTCCCTCGCATCCCTCTAGCCGAGAGTATGCAGTTCTCCCCTGAAGATCGCGGCTTGCGCGGCCTGAAACACGTCTTTCACTGGAACCCGATTGACCTCCGCAAGCCTCCGGCAGTCCTCGTATTCGGGAGCCGTGACCGTTGGCCGGCCTTTGAAGTACCCAATCTTGACGCGGACTTCGCCCCACGGCGTGAACGCTTTCTTCCATTCGCGCTGCAGGCAAATCCGGCGCTCCTGGCGCATGCGCAGCCCGAGCGTCGTGGAATGTGCAAAGAGAAGCGCCGCGAGTTCTTGCACTTTCGCTTCCTCGCAGAGAATCGTCACCATGTGGCCCGGCCGTCCCTTCTTGGCTACGACGGGTGTAATGAACGCATCCAGCGCACCCG is part of the Candidatus Hydrogenedentota bacterium genome and harbors:
- a CDS encoding LarC family nickel insertion protein; its protein translation is GALDAFITPVVAKKGRPGHMVTILCEEAKVQELAALLFAHSTTLGLRMRQERRICLQREWKKAFTPWGEVRVKIGYFKGRPTVTAPEYEDCRRLAEVNRVPVKDVFQAAQAAIFRGELHTLG